A single genomic interval of Saccharothrix saharensis harbors:
- a CDS encoding dienelactone hydrolase family protein: MSGYSAKQVLDQLSKPGEHPVLRGDLALVGLPGLVYTPAVGLGLPAVAFGHGWLQPVNRYRALLRHLASWGFVAAAPGTQRGPLMSARLLAGNLRTTLDVCTGVRLGDGGISVDASRLAVAGHSMGGGAAVLAAADDERVRSVVTFAASETRPSALDAARRVAVPGLHLAGGEDRIAPPVGHAEAIAEAWQGPVQLRSLPKASHLGFAEGRHWSELLLDGKGERAAQKLARALTTAFLLRTLKGDKRWDALLDGDVKGAVLTYQRGPLVRG; this comes from the coding sequence GTGAGCGGCTACTCGGCGAAGCAGGTGCTCGACCAGCTCAGCAAGCCCGGTGAGCACCCCGTGCTGCGCGGCGACCTGGCGTTGGTCGGACTTCCGGGCCTGGTCTACACGCCCGCGGTCGGGTTGGGACTGCCCGCGGTGGCCTTCGGCCACGGCTGGTTGCAGCCGGTCAACCGCTATCGCGCGCTGCTGCGGCACCTGGCGTCGTGGGGTTTCGTGGCCGCCGCGCCCGGGACCCAGCGCGGGCCGTTGATGTCGGCTCGGCTGCTGGCCGGGAACCTGCGGACGACGCTGGACGTGTGCACCGGCGTGCGGCTGGGTGACGGCGGGATCAGCGTGGACGCGTCCCGGCTCGCGGTGGCTGGTCACTCGATGGGCGGCGGCGCGGCGGTGCTCGCGGCGGCGGACGACGAGCGCGTGCGGTCGGTCGTGACGTTCGCCGCATCCGAGACCCGGCCGTCGGCGCTCGACGCGGCCCGCCGGGTGGCCGTGCCGGGGTTGCACCTGGCCGGCGGGGAGGACCGCATCGCGCCGCCGGTCGGGCACGCGGAGGCGATCGCGGAGGCGTGGCAGGGGCCGGTGCAGCTGCGGTCGTTGCCGAAGGCCAGCCACCTGGGGTTCGCGGAGGGGCGGCACTGGAGCGAGCTGCTGCTCGACGGCAAGGGCGAGCGGGCGGCGCAGAAGTTGGCGCGGGCGCTGACGACGGCGTTCCTGTTGCGGACGCTCAAGGGCGACAAGCGGTGGGACGCGCTGCTGGACGGCGACGTGAAGGGCGCCGTGCTGACCTACCAACGCGGCCCCCTGGTCCGGGGCTGA
- the alr gene encoding alanine racemase — MNGVMAAPRAEVVIDLDNLRHNVAHLDALAPNADTMAVVKADGYGHGAVEVARAAVEAGATWLGSCSLAEALTLRATGLTVPILAWLDPHGTDYAPGVEQDVDLSASSLTQLEEISAAAEKAGRTARVHLKIDTGLSRNGCPAARWPELVERAAKTPNVEVHSIWSHLAAADEIGHRATDAQAERFDDAYREAVAAGLDPRRHIANSAALITRPDLHLDLVRPGIAIYGLNPVPVPTDLRPVMTFRSAVALVKRVPAGESVSYGLSWTAKSDTNLALVPVGYADGVPRSLSNRMDVWLAGRRRPVVGRVCMDQVVVDCGDDVVAEGDEVVLFGPGGDGEPTAREWADTTGTIDYEIVTGMYRPRVTRKYVGTRR, encoded by the coding sequence ATGAACGGCGTTATGGCTGCTCCTCGCGCTGAGGTCGTGATCGACCTCGACAACCTCCGGCACAACGTCGCCCACCTCGACGCCCTCGCGCCCAACGCCGACACGATGGCCGTCGTCAAGGCCGACGGGTACGGGCACGGCGCGGTGGAGGTGGCCAGAGCGGCGGTCGAGGCGGGCGCGACGTGGCTCGGCTCCTGCTCGCTCGCCGAAGCCCTGACGCTGCGCGCCACCGGGCTGACCGTGCCGATCCTGGCCTGGCTCGACCCGCACGGCACGGACTACGCACCCGGCGTCGAGCAGGACGTCGACCTGTCGGCGTCGTCCCTGACCCAGCTGGAGGAGATCTCGGCGGCGGCCGAGAAGGCGGGGCGGACCGCCCGCGTCCACCTCAAGATCGACACCGGCCTGTCCCGCAACGGCTGCCCGGCCGCGCGGTGGCCGGAGCTGGTCGAGCGCGCCGCCAAGACCCCGAACGTCGAAGTTCACTCGATCTGGTCCCACCTGGCCGCGGCCGACGAGATCGGGCATCGCGCCACCGACGCCCAGGCCGAGCGCTTCGACGACGCCTACCGCGAAGCCGTCGCGGCGGGCCTCGACCCGCGCCGCCACATCGCCAACTCCGCCGCGCTGATCACCCGCCCCGACCTCCACCTGGACCTCGTCCGCCCGGGCATCGCGATCTACGGCCTCAACCCGGTCCCCGTCCCCACCGACCTGCGGCCCGTGATGACGTTCCGGTCCGCGGTCGCCCTCGTCAAGCGCGTCCCGGCCGGTGAGTCGGTGTCCTACGGTCTGAGCTGGACCGCGAAGAGCGACACGAACCTGGCCCTGGTGCCCGTCGGTTACGCCGACGGCGTGCCGCGCAGCCTCTCGAACCGGATGGACGTCTGGCTGGCCGGACGCCGCCGCCCGGTCGTCGGCCGCGTCTGCATGGACCAGGTGGTGGTCGACTGCGGCGACGACGTGGTGGCGGAGGGGGACGAGGTCGTGCTGTTCGGACCGGGGGGCGACGGCGAGCCGACGGCCCGCGAGTGGGCCGACACCACCGGCACGATCGACTACGAGATCGTCACCGGCATGTACCGACCGCGTGTCACCCGGAAGTACGTGGGGACACGGCGGTGA
- a CDS encoding NAD(P)H-hydrate dehydratase, whose amino-acid sequence MRGLWTTDRVRAAEERVMAVVPPGTLMRRAAFGVAVVAAELLAGKRRVGLLVGAGNNGGDALWAGYYLRKRGVAVSAVLLTPDRVHAEGLAAFRRVGGRVVDRLVDVDLVIDGIVGLSARGPLRPDAAEHVAHLDAPVLSVDLPSGIDPDTGAIPGPAVRAHTTVTFGCLKPVHALADCGDVRLVDIGLGGELHGPDLVELDVDDVGLAWPVPGPEDDKYTQGVTGVAAGSATYPGAAVLATGAALLSTSGLVRYAGAAAEGVRARWPEAICTGSITDAGRVQAWVVGPGLGTGLGAESVLRAVLEAGVPVCADADAITMLANNPDLWDARDPDTPLVLTPHDREYERLAGPVGPDRVTAARKAAERFNAVVLLKGHATVVAGPDGRVLVNRARTSWAATAGSGDVLSGVLGSLLASGLDPVLAAGCAAKVHVLAADLAADGAPIPATSLLHSLPDAIRAVRPL is encoded by the coding sequence ATGCGGGGTCTGTGGACGACGGATCGGGTCCGGGCGGCGGAAGAACGGGTGATGGCGGTCGTGCCGCCCGGCACGCTCATGCGGCGGGCGGCGTTCGGCGTGGCGGTCGTCGCGGCGGAGCTGCTCGCGGGCAAGCGGCGCGTCGGCCTGCTCGTCGGCGCGGGCAACAACGGTGGTGACGCGCTGTGGGCGGGTTACTACCTCCGCAAGCGCGGGGTCGCCGTGTCCGCTGTGCTGCTGACACCTGATCGTGTGCACGCCGAGGGTTTGGCCGCGTTCCGCCGGGTCGGCGGGCGGGTGGTCGACCGGCTGGTGGACGTCGACCTGGTGATCGACGGGATCGTGGGCCTGTCGGCTCGCGGCCCGCTGCGACCGGACGCGGCCGAGCACGTGGCGCACCTCGACGCGCCCGTGCTGTCGGTCGACCTGCCCAGCGGCATCGACCCCGACACCGGCGCGATCCCCGGTCCCGCCGTGCGGGCGCACACCACCGTGACGTTCGGCTGCCTCAAGCCCGTGCACGCGCTGGCGGACTGCGGTGACGTGCGGCTGGTCGACATCGGGCTGGGCGGTGAGCTGCACGGGCCGGACCTGGTCGAGCTGGACGTGGACGACGTCGGGCTGGCGTGGCCGGTGCCGGGGCCGGAGGACGACAAGTACACGCAGGGCGTGACGGGGGTGGCGGCCGGGTCGGCGACGTACCCCGGCGCGGCGGTGCTGGCGACCGGTGCGGCGTTGCTGTCGACGTCCGGGCTGGTCAGGTATGCCGGTGCGGCGGCCGAGGGTGTGCGGGCGCGGTGGCCGGAGGCGATCTGCACCGGGTCGATCACGGACGCCGGTCGCGTCCAGGCGTGGGTCGTGGGGCCGGGGTTGGGCACCGGGCTGGGCGCGGAGTCGGTGCTCCGGGCGGTCCTGGAGGCCGGGGTTCCGGTGTGCGCGGACGCCGACGCGATCACCATGCTCGCGAACAACCCGGACCTGTGGGACGCGCGCGACCCCGACACACCGCTCGTGCTGACGCCGCACGACCGCGAGTACGAGCGGTTGGCCGGGCCGGTCGGCCCTGATCGGGTGACGGCCGCGCGGAAGGCGGCGGAGCGGTTCAACGCCGTCGTGCTGCTGAAGGGGCACGCGACCGTCGTCGCCGGCCCGGACGGCCGCGTCCTGGTCAACCGCGCCCGCACGTCGTGGGCCGCGACCGCCGGCTCGGGCGACGTCCTCTCCGGCGTCCTGGGTTCCCTCCTGGCCTCGGGCCTGGACCCGGTCCTGGCCGCCGGCTGCGCCGCCAAGGTGCACGTCCTCGCCGCCGACCTGGCCGCCGACGGCGCCCCCATCCCCGCCACTTCCCTGCTGCACTCCCTCCCCGACGCCATCCGCGCCGTCCGCCCCCTCTGA
- a CDS encoding alpha/beta fold hydrolase translates to MNTVWKAVGWAGGILGAAATGVAVGVAANQKKVSHDRQADDPLAGEPLGRLTPTRESTVAADDGVPLSVEEVDPEDGGKPEVTVVLVHGFALDRRCWHFQRRDLAELTEPRVRQVLYDQRSHGRSGRSTAEGSTIDQCAKDLDAVIRSMAPDGPLVLVGHSMGGMTIMALAEQRPDLFADRVRGVALVGTAAGAVGGAGLPKSVLSRYNPVTLGVGRLAGLQPGLVEWVRRRASTLTWSGIRALAFGTGEVSPSLVDLMEQMIGGTTVQVLTEFLETLGTHNRYKALAGLRHCEVLVISGDADKLTPFSHAERMAEEMPHGELVRASGAGHMLMLEQPDLVTGHLVGVVRRSAAERSESRRRWWRRA, encoded by the coding sequence GTGAACACGGTGTGGAAAGCCGTCGGCTGGGCCGGCGGCATCCTCGGCGCCGCCGCGACCGGTGTCGCGGTGGGCGTGGCCGCGAACCAGAAGAAGGTCTCGCACGACCGGCAAGCCGACGACCCGCTCGCCGGCGAACCGCTCGGCCGCCTCACCCCGACCCGCGAGTCGACCGTCGCGGCGGACGACGGCGTGCCGCTGTCGGTCGAGGAGGTCGACCCGGAGGACGGCGGGAAACCCGAGGTGACGGTCGTCCTCGTGCACGGTTTCGCCCTGGACCGCCGTTGTTGGCACTTCCAGCGCCGCGACTTGGCCGAGCTCACCGAGCCCCGCGTCCGCCAGGTCCTGTACGACCAGCGCAGCCACGGCCGCTCCGGCCGGTCCACGGCCGAGGGCAGCACGATCGACCAGTGCGCCAAGGACCTCGACGCGGTGATCCGCTCGATGGCGCCGGACGGTCCGCTGGTGCTGGTCGGTCACTCGATGGGCGGAATGACCATCATGGCGTTGGCCGAGCAGCGCCCCGACCTGTTCGCCGACCGGGTGCGCGGAGTGGCGCTCGTCGGCACGGCCGCCGGCGCGGTGGGTGGTGCCGGCCTGCCGAAGTCCGTGCTGTCCCGCTACAACCCGGTGACGTTGGGCGTCGGCAGGCTCGCGGGGTTGCAGCCGGGTCTGGTGGAGTGGGTCCGGCGGCGCGCCTCGACGCTGACGTGGAGCGGCATCCGGGCGCTGGCGTTCGGCACCGGCGAGGTCAGCCCGTCGTTGGTCGACCTGATGGAGCAGATGATCGGCGGAACGACGGTGCAGGTGCTCACCGAGTTCCTGGAGACCCTCGGCACCCACAACCGCTACAAGGCGCTGGCCGGTCTGCGGCACTGCGAGGTGCTCGTGATCAGCGGTGACGCGGACAAGCTGACGCCGTTCTCGCACGCCGAGCGGATGGCCGAGGAGATGCCGCACGGCGAACTGGTCCGCGCGTCCGGGGCGGGCCACATGCTCATGTTGGAACAACCCGACCTGGTCACCGGGCACCTGGTCGGAGTGGTTCGGCGCAGTGCCGCCGAACGGTCGGAAAGCAGGCGGCGTTGGTGGCGACGAGCGTGA
- a CDS encoding MerR family transcriptional regulator, with amino-acid sequence MRIGELARRGGTTTRALRYYESLGLLPARRAANGQREYDEDDLKLVHEIRSLTGIGFALEDTRPFVQCLRDGHTSGDACPASVEVYRRKLAELDDCITRLRAVRDQVRAQLQDAEQRSRPCGR; translated from the coding sequence GTGCGCATCGGAGAACTGGCGCGGCGGGGTGGCACGACCACCCGTGCGCTGCGCTACTACGAGTCCCTCGGACTGCTGCCCGCGCGGCGCGCCGCGAACGGGCAGCGGGAGTACGACGAGGACGACCTGAAGCTGGTGCACGAGATCCGCTCGCTCACCGGCATCGGGTTCGCCCTGGAGGACACCAGGCCGTTCGTCCAGTGCCTGCGCGACGGCCACACCTCCGGCGACGCCTGCCCGGCGTCGGTCGAGGTGTACCGGCGCAAGCTGGCCGAGCTGGACGACTGCATCACCCGGTTGCGGGCCGTCCGGGACCAGGTGCGCGCGCAGCTTCAGGACGCCGAGCAGAGGAGCAGGCCGTGCGGACGTTGA
- a CDS encoding acyl-CoA synthetase: MLLPALASPSPKIALRFPERELTYEQLAREARAVAGGLVGRRRVAVWARPTPETCVVVVGALLAGVPVVPLNPKVGERELAHILADSEPDLVVDDVLPSGPVVDLPEPDGEAPALIVYTSGTTGPPKGVVLPRRALATNLDALAAAWAWTEDDVVVHGLPLFHVHGLGVGVLGPLRRGGTVHHLGSFGVAEAAEALRGGGTMMFGVPTMYHRIAAEPEHAAAFGRARLLVSGSAALPATVHERISQLTGQRVVERYGMTETLMNTSVRADGDRRPGAVGLPLDGVELRVVGGSGDEPGEIEVRGPNLFLEYLNRPDATRDAFRDGWFRTGDLAVVEPDGYVRIVGRRATDLIKSGGYKIGAGEVENALLEHPAVAEVAVTGEPDDDLGERVVAWVVADGEPPAPEALGDHVARLLSPHKRPRVVRYVDALPRNDMGKVLKRELR, translated from the coding sequence ATGCTGCTGCCAGCGCTGGCCTCACCGTCGCCGAAGATCGCCCTGCGGTTCCCCGAGCGGGAGCTGACCTACGAGCAGTTGGCGCGCGAGGCCCGCGCCGTGGCGGGCGGGCTGGTCGGGCGGCGGAGGGTCGCGGTGTGGGCGCGGCCGACCCCCGAGACGTGCGTGGTGGTCGTCGGCGCGTTGCTGGCCGGCGTGCCGGTCGTGCCGCTCAACCCCAAGGTCGGCGAGCGGGAGCTCGCGCACATCCTCGCCGACAGCGAGCCCGACCTGGTGGTGGACGACGTGCTGCCGTCCGGCCCGGTGGTCGACCTGCCGGAGCCGGACGGCGAGGCGCCGGCGTTGATCGTCTACACGAGCGGCACGACGGGACCGCCCAAGGGCGTGGTGCTGCCGAGGCGGGCGCTGGCGACGAACCTCGACGCGCTGGCGGCGGCGTGGGCGTGGACCGAGGACGACGTGGTGGTGCACGGCCTGCCGTTGTTCCACGTGCACGGCTTGGGCGTCGGGGTGCTCGGGCCGTTGCGGCGGGGCGGGACGGTGCACCACCTCGGGTCGTTCGGCGTCGCCGAGGCGGCCGAGGCGCTGCGCGGCGGCGGCACGATGATGTTCGGCGTCCCCACGATGTACCACCGGATCGCGGCCGAGCCCGAGCACGCCGCCGCGTTCGGGCGGGCCCGGCTGCTCGTGTCCGGGTCCGCGGCGCTCCCGGCCACCGTGCACGAGCGCATCTCGCAGCTCACCGGCCAGCGGGTGGTGGAGCGCTACGGGATGACCGAGACGCTGATGAACACCAGCGTCCGCGCGGACGGCGACCGGCGGCCCGGCGCGGTCGGGCTGCCGCTGGACGGGGTGGAGCTGCGGGTCGTCGGCGGGTCCGGCGACGAGCCGGGCGAGATCGAGGTGCGCGGGCCGAACCTGTTCCTGGAGTACCTGAACCGGCCGGACGCCACGCGTGACGCGTTCCGCGACGGCTGGTTCCGGACCGGTGACCTGGCCGTGGTGGAGCCGGACGGGTACGTGCGGATCGTCGGGCGACGGGCCACGGACCTGATCAAGAGCGGCGGGTACAAGATCGGTGCGGGCGAGGTCGAGAACGCCCTGCTGGAGCACCCGGCCGTGGCCGAGGTCGCGGTGACCGGCGAGCCGGACGACGACCTGGGCGAGCGGGTGGTGGCGTGGGTCGTGGCCGACGGCGAACCACCCGCGCCCGAGGCGTTGGGCGACCACGTGGCCAGGTTGCTGTCGCCGCACAAGCGGCCGAGGGTCGTGCGGTACGTGGACGCGTTGCCGCGCAACGACATGGGCAAGGTGCTGAAGCGGGAGCTGCGGTGA
- the tsaE gene encoding tRNA (adenosine(37)-N6)-threonylcarbamoyltransferase complex ATPase subunit type 1 TsaE: protein MTLPEVHDTEEFGRELGGLVRGGDLVLLSGPLGAGKTALVRGLADGLGVTGRVSSPTFVIARVHDPAPGGRGVPLVHVDAYRLGGHLDELDDLDLDTDLVDAVVAVEWGEGAAERLSEDHLLIKLERRDDDVRIAHLHPHGAWVDRELPGRPAIPRTTPSSTKS from the coding sequence GTGACGCTCCCCGAGGTGCACGACACCGAGGAGTTCGGGCGCGAGCTGGGTGGGCTGGTGCGGGGTGGCGACCTGGTGCTGCTGTCCGGGCCGTTGGGCGCGGGCAAGACGGCGCTGGTGCGCGGCCTGGCCGACGGCCTCGGTGTGACGGGACGGGTCAGTTCGCCGACCTTCGTGATCGCGCGCGTCCACGATCCCGCGCCCGGTGGCCGCGGGGTGCCCCTGGTGCACGTGGACGCCTACCGGCTCGGTGGTCATCTCGACGAGCTGGACGACCTCGACCTCGACACGGATCTGGTGGACGCGGTGGTGGCCGTGGAGTGGGGGGAGGGCGCGGCCGAGCGGCTGTCCGAGGACCACCTGCTGATCAAGCTGGAACGCCGGGACGACGACGTGCGCATCGCCCACCTGCACCCTCACGGTGCCTGGGTCGACCGCGAACTCCCCGGTCGACCGGCGATCCCCCGCACCACGCCCAGCTCCACCAAGTCCTGA
- a CDS encoding thioredoxin family protein: MRTLTDDEFTGAVAGGNVLVEFGAAWCGPCRMLEPVLDEIDRERDDLTVLKVDMDASPGTARDQGIMSAPTLQLYRDGRLVAQTVGARPKIHLIAWLEPHL; encoded by the coding sequence GTGCGGACGTTGACCGACGACGAGTTCACCGGAGCGGTGGCCGGCGGGAACGTGCTGGTGGAGTTCGGCGCCGCGTGGTGCGGGCCGTGCCGGATGCTGGAGCCGGTGCTGGACGAGATCGACCGGGAGCGCGACGACCTCACCGTGCTGAAGGTCGACATGGACGCCAGCCCGGGCACGGCCCGCGACCAGGGGATCATGTCCGCGCCCACGCTCCAGCTCTACCGGGACGGCCGGTTGGTCGCACAGACAGTCGGCGCTCGGCCGAAGATCCACCTGATCGCGTGGCTCGAACCACACTTGTGA
- a CDS encoding carboxyl transferase domain-containing protein, giving the protein MNPLGWPGYEEQLGRARARSGGVESVTWQRSAHAVEITFDFRFLGGSVGTATGALIEEAFTGARAARLPVVSRIATGGSRMQEGMLSLRQLQRVARLCAAHREAGLPHVSVLGDPTTGGLWASLGAGADFVIGVAGAQVGFAGSRVRPADDPAYTAEGQFAAGTVDLVVPAADVGATVAEVVWLLTHGDAVPAEVPRALGAQELPADGWSAVRRARSADRPRAGAYLDDYFDSRMPINGDRAGGVDAGVLCGVGRRGDRAIAFAAQTGTATTPAGFRTAARLVRLASRFALPVLTLVDTPGAANDAAAERAGVGAAIAELFAAVAEARVPITTLVVGEGGSGGALALSSPEHTWITPDAYFSVIAPELAAAILKRDDVLRLADDLRLRPQDLVELGVVRGIAGRPGSSRSTQAP; this is encoded by the coding sequence GTGAACCCGCTGGGCTGGCCGGGTTACGAGGAGCAGCTCGGCCGGGCGCGGGCGCGGTCCGGTGGCGTCGAGTCGGTGACGTGGCAGCGGTCGGCGCACGCGGTGGAGATCACCTTCGACTTCCGGTTCCTCGGCGGCTCCGTCGGCACCGCGACCGGCGCCCTGATCGAGGAGGCGTTCACCGGGGCGCGGGCCGCCCGCTTGCCCGTGGTGTCCCGGATCGCCACCGGTGGGAGCCGGATGCAGGAGGGGATGCTGTCGTTGCGGCAGCTCCAGCGCGTGGCGCGGCTGTGCGCCGCGCACCGGGAGGCGGGCTTGCCGCACGTGTCGGTGCTGGGTGACCCGACCACCGGTGGCCTGTGGGCGTCACTGGGTGCCGGGGCCGACTTCGTCATCGGCGTGGCGGGCGCGCAGGTCGGCTTCGCGGGCAGTCGCGTGCGGCCCGCCGACGACCCCGCTTACACCGCTGAGGGCCAGTTCGCGGCCGGCACGGTGGACCTCGTCGTGCCGGCCGCCGACGTCGGTGCGACCGTGGCGGAGGTCGTCTGGCTGCTGACGCACGGCGACGCCGTACCTGCCGAGGTGCCGCGCGCACTGGGTGCCCAGGAGCTGCCCGCGGACGGGTGGAGTGCCGTGCGGCGGGCGCGTTCGGCGGACCGCCCCCGCGCCGGGGCTTACCTGGACGACTACTTCGACTCCCGGATGCCGATCAACGGCGACCGGGCGGGTGGCGTGGACGCGGGGGTGCTGTGCGGCGTCGGGCGGCGGGGCGACCGGGCCATCGCCTTCGCCGCTCAGACGGGCACCGCCACCACGCCCGCCGGTTTCCGCACGGCGGCCCGCCTGGTCCGGCTGGCGTCGCGGTTCGCCTTGCCGGTGTTGACGTTGGTCGACACGCCGGGCGCGGCGAACGACGCGGCGGCGGAACGGGCCGGGGTCGGCGCGGCCATCGCCGAGCTGTTCGCGGCGGTCGCGGAGGCGCGGGTTCCGATCACCACCCTGGTCGTGGGGGAAGGCGGGTCGGGTGGGGCGTTGGCCCTGTCGTCCCCGGAGCACACGTGGATCACCCCGGATGCGTACTTCTCGGTCATCGCACCGGAGTTGGCGGCGGCGATCCTGAAGCGGGACGACGTGCTGCGGCTCGCGGATGACCTGCGGTTGCGGCCTCAGGACTTGGTGGAGCTGGGCGTGGTGCGGGGGATCGCCGGTCGACCGGGGAGTTCGCGGTCGACCCAGGCACCGTGA
- the glmS gene encoding glutamine--fructose-6-phosphate transaminase (isomerizing) produces the protein MCGIVGYVGHRSALDVVLDGLRRLEYRGYDSAGVAVLDGDGGLAVERKAGRLTNLEARLDEVGRDAFAGTAGMGHTRWATHGAPVDRNSHPHRDATGRVAVVHNGIIENFAALRAELEAVGVEMASDTDTETTAHLIARAYDEGDTKADLEASVRSVVRRLEGAFTLVVTHADHPDVVVAARRSSPLVVGVGEGETFVASDVSAFIEHTREAVELGQDQLVVIDRDGYRVTDFDGADARAKPFTVNWDLSAAEKGGHEYFMLKEIEEQPEALANTLRGHFRDGRVVLDEQRLSDQDLRDVDKVFVVACGSAYHSGLVAKYAIEHWTRLPVEVELASEFRYRDPVLDRDTLVVAVSQSGETADTLEAVRHARSQKARVLAVCNTNGAQIPRESDAVLYTHAGPEIGVASTKAFLAQIAANYLVGLALAQARGTKYPDEVAQEFHRLEAMPDAVQKVLGTVEQVRALGRELADSKAVLFLGRHVGYPVALEGALKLKELAYMHAEGFAAGELKHGPIALIEEGLPVVVVMPSPKGRAVLHSKLVSNISEIQARGARTIVIAEEGDETVRPFADHLIEIPAVATLLQPLISTVPLQVLAAEIARSRGYDVDKPRNLAKSVTVE, from the coding sequence GTGTGCGGAATCGTGGGATATGTGGGCCACAGGTCGGCGCTGGACGTCGTGCTCGACGGTCTGCGGCGGCTGGAGTACCGGGGTTACGACTCGGCGGGCGTCGCCGTCCTCGACGGTGACGGCGGCCTGGCCGTCGAACGCAAGGCCGGCCGCCTGACGAACCTGGAGGCCCGCCTGGACGAAGTCGGCCGCGACGCCTTCGCCGGGACCGCCGGCATGGGCCACACCCGCTGGGCCACCCACGGCGCGCCGGTCGACCGCAACTCCCACCCGCACCGCGACGCCACGGGCCGCGTCGCCGTCGTCCACAACGGCATCATCGAGAACTTCGCCGCCCTGCGCGCCGAGCTCGAGGCCGTCGGCGTCGAGATGGCCAGCGACACCGACACCGAGACGACCGCCCACCTCATCGCCCGCGCGTACGACGAGGGCGACACCAAGGCCGACCTGGAGGCCAGCGTCCGCTCGGTCGTCCGCCGCCTCGAAGGCGCCTTCACGCTCGTCGTCACGCACGCGGATCACCCGGACGTGGTGGTCGCGGCCCGCCGCTCGTCACCGCTGGTAGTGGGCGTCGGCGAGGGTGAGACGTTCGTCGCCAGCGACGTGTCCGCGTTCATCGAGCACACCCGCGAGGCCGTCGAGCTCGGCCAGGACCAGCTCGTGGTGATCGACCGGGACGGCTACCGCGTCACCGACTTCGACGGCGCGGACGCGCGGGCCAAGCCGTTCACGGTGAACTGGGACCTGTCCGCCGCCGAGAAGGGCGGCCACGAGTACTTCATGCTCAAGGAGATCGAGGAGCAGCCGGAAGCGCTGGCCAACACGCTGCGCGGCCACTTCCGCGACGGCCGGGTCGTGCTGGACGAGCAGCGCCTGTCCGACCAGGACCTGCGTGACGTGGACAAGGTCTTCGTCGTGGCCTGCGGCTCGGCGTACCACTCGGGCCTGGTCGCCAAGTACGCCATCGAACACTGGACGCGGCTGCCCGTCGAGGTCGAGCTGGCCAGCGAGTTCCGCTACCGCGACCCGGTGCTGGACCGCGACACGCTCGTCGTCGCCGTGTCCCAGTCGGGTGAAACGGCTGACACGTTGGAGGCCGTCCGGCACGCGCGGTCGCAGAAGGCGCGGGTGCTGGCGGTGTGCAACACCAACGGCGCGCAGATCCCGCGCGAGTCGGACGCCGTCCTCTACACGCACGCGGGCCCGGAGATCGGCGTCGCGTCGACCAAGGCGTTCCTGGCCCAGATCGCGGCGAACTACCTGGTCGGCCTGGCACTGGCGCAGGCGCGCGGCACGAAGTACCCCGACGAGGTGGCGCAGGAGTTCCACCGGCTCGAGGCCATGCCGGACGCCGTGCAGAAGGTGCTGGGCACGGTCGAGCAGGTCCGCGCGCTGGGTCGGGAGCTGGCCGACTCGAAGGCGGTGCTGTTCCTCGGCCGGCACGTCGGCTACCCGGTCGCGCTCGAAGGTGCGTTGAAGCTCAAGGAACTCGCGTACATGCACGCCGAGGGCTTCGCGGCGGGCGAGCTGAAGCACGGGCCCATCGCGTTGATCGAAGAGGGCCTGCCGGTGGTCGTGGTGATGCCGTCGCCGAAGGGCCGCGCGGTGCTGCACTCGAAGCTGGTGTCGAACATCTCGGAGATCCAGGCACGCGGCGCGCGCACGATCGTGATCGCGGAAGAGGGTGACGAGACGGTTCGCCCGTTCGCGGATCACCTGATCGAGATCCCGGCGGTGGCGACGCTGCTGCAGCCGTTGATCTCCACGGTGCCGTTGCAGGTGCTGGCCGCGGAGATCGCCCGCAGCCGCGGGTACGACGTGGACAAGCCGCGCAACCTCGCCAAGTCCGTCACGGTCGAGTAG